A genomic window from Pyricularia oryzae 70-15 chromosome 7, whole genome shotgun sequence includes:
- a CDS encoding minor extracellular protease vpr: MRSTILSTASALALALNLGGVWASFVAEDGEAAPLVARSFIIEYAGAGGRSAKQRRQTAEIASTDGIKVVKAFDSDIFTGASIETATYNVDDLERLPGVVRVWLNEEVKLAPLQDQRAAAVGDALEYTTHNVTGVSKLHDQGLFGKGVKVGVVDTGIWYDHPALGGGFGAGFKVAGGWDFVGDGNYPISGPKAPDDDPIDSNGHGTHVAGIVAGKTEGWTGVAPEAELYAYKVFSQAGSTDSATLIESFLRAYEDGMDIITASIGGANGWSNNAWAEVASRLVEEGVVVTISAGNSGAIGPFYGSSGSSGRNVIAVASVSTALLPVYPFEATFTPAGGSSDTVKVGYIPARDYFPPTVVDWPIVSLSLDPTATADGCTPYPPGTPSLQGKIPLVRRGTCSFQIKQENLAALGAQYILIYNNESPITTPGTSNYTTLIAMIPAESGVSIIETLKSGGNVTADFSTVPEIPVGLPYSEGNRPNTFTSWGALYDLQLKPDIAAPGGQIFSTWVDGTYNIISGTSMACPYVAGVAALYISAKGGRSVQGKGFARVLSRRIISSGVALPWSDGTSRDYNFAAPPAQVSTGLIDAFKVLEYDTQLEFNKMELNDTRYFSRYHDVTVTNQGSSPVSYKFSSQPAAGVDTVTWGPAAVGRGVTQRIRTFDQLTPRAYEPVVSLPRDFTLRPGESKRVSVNFGNPDTLGWNASALPLYGGKVVVAGSNGEVLSVPYMGVGADLRNQLGSIVETGFPYVVSGLNNTLIEDKNWFTFNLSLGAQDFPKSTIKLLWGTRQIRWDIFEPTWTERNWVYPPVVGENGYVGTATQHVKSSAGAFFDPSLDDPDQASPFPILDVARTQLPSVYQSWWLGKLGNGSQIAEGRYMMRVAVLKPFGNPRAADNWDVLRTPVFEVRGKY; this comes from the exons ATGCGCAGCACAATCCTCTCCACCGCCTCGgccctcgccctcgcccTCAACCTGGGCGGGGTCTGGGCCTCGTTCGTGGCCGAGGACGGCGAGGCGGCTCCCTTGGTGGCCCGCAGCTTCATCATCGAGtacgccggcgccggcggcaggTCGGCTAAGCAGCGGCGCCAGACGGCCGAGATCGCATCCACCGACGGCATCAAGGTCGTCAAggcgtttgacagcgacatCTTTACGGGCGCCAGCATCGAGACCGCGACGTACAACGTCGACGACCTCGAGCGTCTGCCCGGGGTGGTCCGCGTCTGGCTCAACGAGGAGGTCAAGTTGGCGCCTCTGCAAGACCAGCGTGCTGCCGCTGTCGGGGATGCTCTCGAGTACACCACCCACAACGTCACGGGTGTGTCAAAGCTGCATGATCAGGGGCTTTTTGGAAAGGGCGTCAAGGTTGGTGTCGTTGATACCGGCATTTGGTACGACCATCCTGCT TTGGGTGGTGGCTTCGGAGCCGGCTTCAAGGTCGCCGGTGGATGGGACTTTGTCGGCGACGGCAACTACCCCATCAGCGGCCCCAAGGCACCTGATGACGATCCGATTgacagcaacggccacggCACTCACGTCGCTGGTATCGTCGCTGGAAAGACTGAGGGGTGGACAGGAGTTGCTCCCGAGGCGGAACTGTATGCCTACAAGGTCTTTTCCCAAGCCGGTAGCACCGACTCGGCCACACTTATCGAGTCGTTCCTCCGGGCTTATGAGGACGGA ATGGACATTATCACTGCCAGTATTGGTGGTGCCAACGGCTGGTCAAACAACGCCTGGGCCGAGGTGGCCTCTCGTCTGGTCGAGGAGGGTGTCGTCGTCACAATTTCTGCCGGTAACTCTGGCGCCATTGGCCCCTTCTATGGCAGCTCCGGGTCTTCAGGCCGCAACGTCATTGCTGTCGCATCAGTCTCCACTGCTCTCCTCCCGGTGTACCCCTTTGAGGCCACTTTCACACCGGCCGGTGGCAGCTCGGACACAGTCAAGGTCGGCTACATCCCAGCCCGGGATTATTTCCCACCGACTGTGGTCGACTGGCCCATTGTCTCGCTTTCGCTTGACCCCACGGCCACTGCAGATGGCTGCACTCCATACCCGCCCGGTACGCCCAGCTTGCAGGGCAAGATCCCGCTGGTGCGTCGCGGTACCTGCTCGTTCCAGATCAAGCAGGAGAACCTGGCTGCCCTGGGAGCGCAGTACATTCTCATCTACAACAACGAGTCGCCCATCACCACACCCGGCACGAGCAACTACACCACGCTCATTGCCATGATCCCCGCCGAATCGGGCGTATCTATTATCGAGACGCTCAAGTCCGGTGGCAACGTCACGGCCGACTTTTCAACCGTGCCCGAAATCCCCGTCGGCCTGCCCTACTCCGAAGGCAACCGCCCCAACACTTTCACCTCGTGGGGTGCCCTGTACGACCTGCAGCTCAAGCCCGACATTGCGGCGCCTGGAGGACAAATCTTCAGCACCTGGGTCGACGGCACTTACAACATCATCAGCGGCACCTCCATGGCCTGCCCCTACGTGGCCGGCGTCGCCGCTCTCTACATCAGCGCCAAGGGCGGCCGCTCCGTCCAGGGCAAGGGGTTCGCGCGGGTCCTGTCCCGGCGCATCATCTCTAGCGGCGTGGCCCTGCCGTGGTCGGACGGCACGTCGCGCGACTACAACTTTGCCGCACCTCCCGCGCAGGTCTCCACTGGCCTGATCGACGCCTTCAAGGTGCTCGAGTACGACACACAGCTCGAGTTCAACAAGATGGAGCTCAACGACACGCGCTACTTTTCGCGCTACCACGACGTCACCGTCACCAACCAGGGCTCCTCGCCCGTCTCGTACAAGTTCTCCAGCCAGCCGGCCGCGGGCGTCGACACCGTCACGTGGGGCCCGGCCGCGGTGGGGCGCGGCGTCACGCAGCGCATCCGCACCTTTGACCAGCTCACGCCGCGCGCCTACGAGCCCGTCGTCAGCCTGCCGCGCGACTTTACCCTGCGGCCCGGCGAGTCCAAGCGCGTCAGCGTCAACTTTGGCAACCCGGACACGCTGGGCTGGAACGCGTCGGCTCTGCCGCTGTACGGTGGCAAGGTGGTCGTCGCGGGCAGCAACGGCGAGGTCCTCTCGGTCCCGTACATGGGCGTCGGCGCGGACTTGAGGAACCAGCTCGGCTCGATTGTCGAGACCGGGTTTCCTTATGTCGTTTCTGGACTCAACAACACTCTGATTGAGGACAAGAACTG GTTCACTTTTAACTTGAGCCTCGGCGCACAGGATTTCCCCAAGTCCACCATCAAGCTCCTCTGGGGCACTCGCCAGATCCGCTGGGAT ATCTTCGAACCCACCTGGACCGAGCGCAACTGGGTATACCCCCCAGTGGTTGGCGAGAACGGCTACGTGGGCACGGCCACGCAGCACGTCAAGTccagcgcgggcgcgttCTTCGACCCCTCCCTCGACGACCCGGACCAGGCCTCGCCGTTCCCCATCCTGGACGTCGCCCGCACCCAGCTGCCGTCCGTGTACCAGTCCTGGTGGCTCGGCAAGCTCGGCAACGGGTCGCAGATCGCAGAGGGCCGCTACATGATGCGCGTCGCCGTGCTCAAGCCCTTTGGCAACCCCAGGGCGGCCGACAACTGGGATGTTCTCAGGACGCCCGTGTTTGAGGTCCGTGGCAAGTATTAA
- a CDS encoding urea active transporter, which yields MSTHVPAALDQGTGYGIVLGLGALFAFGMIFVTFVLKRYNAERQTSEMFNTAGRTVKSGLVGSAVVSSWTWAATLLQSTGVCYRYGVSGPFWYASGATVQIILFATLAIELKRRAPNAHTFLEVIKARFGTAAHITFMVFGLVTNILVSLMLIVGGSATVNALTGMHTIAAIYLLPVGVVAYTMVGGLKATILTDWVHTFILLVIIIIFALTTYATSEDLGSPSAVYDLLVEAASRHPVEGNKDGSYLTMQSKEGAIFFVINIVGNFGTVFLDNGYYNKAIAASPVHALPGYILGGLSWFAIPWLTATTMGLAAIALESNPRFPTFPNRMSDDEVSEGLVLPYAAVALMGKGGAVATLLITFMAVTSATSSELIAVSSIFTYDFYRTYFNPSASGKRLIWMSHCIVVGYAAFIATFSVGLWYAGISMGYLYVMMGVIISAAVLPAALTLTWSGLNKWAATLSPICGLVAALAAWLATAKRECGVLDVKCTGSNNPMLAGNVVALLSPVVLIPIFTVIFGLDKYDWVSMMNIRQADDHDITDAAGVDVEVAPAEEAETQANFEEEQRKLVRAGKISKTMTVLMTVAFLVLWPMPMYGTGYIFSKPFFTGWVTIGIIWIFCSLGAVGLFPIYEGRKTLVNTFKFMISDLGGKPRLKRLDAQQVGSPSGGSTPAEKAQDSKDGAVQVTPA from the exons ATGTCTACCCACGTACCAGCCGCCCTCGATCAGGGCACAGGTTATGGCATCGTCCTCGGTCTTGGAGCTCTGTTTGCCTTTG GAATGATCTTTGTGACATTTGTCCTCAAGCGTTACAATGCCGAGCGTCAAACATCCGAGATGTTCAACACGGCCGGCAGGACGGTCAAATCTGGACTTGTCGGGTCGGCAGTTGTGTCTTCGTGGACATGGGCGGCAACACTCCTTCAATCCACTGGTGTCTGCTACCGTTACGGAGTATCGGGGCCGTTTTG GTATGCGAGCGGCGCCACGGTGCAGATCATCCTCTTCGCGACCCTAGCCATTGAGCTGAAACGTCGCGCACCCAATGCCCATACGTTCCTGGAAGTGATCAAAGCGCGCTTTGGTACAGCCGCCCACATCACCTTTATGGTCTTTGGTCTCGTTACCAACATCCTCGTGTCTCTGATGCTCATCGTTGGCGGCTCAGCCACCGTCAATGCCCTCACTGGAATGCACACGATCGCCGCCATCTACCTTCTCCCAGTTGGCGTTGTGGCGTACACCATGGTTGGAGGCCTGAAGGCGACTATCCTGACTGACTGGGTTCATAccttcatcctcctcgtcatcatcatcatcttcgCCCTCACGACCTACGCCACCTCGGAAGACCTTGGCTCTCCATCGGCCGTGTACGACCTACTAGTCGAGGCAGCATCTCGCCACCCCGTCGAAGGCAACAAGGATGGCAGCTACCTAACAATGCAGTCCAAAGAGGGCGCCATCTTCTTTGTCATCAACATTGTCGGCAACTTTGGCACCGTCTTTCTCGACAATGGTTACTACAACAAGGCGATTGCCGCGTCGCCCGTCCATGCCCTTCCGGGCTACATCCTCGGTGGCCTTTCCTGGTTTGCCATTCCCTGGCTGACAGCAACCACCATGGGTCTGGCTGCCATCGCGCTCGAGAGCAACCCGCGCTTCCCTACTTTCCCGAACCGCATGTCCGATGACGAAGTCTCGGAAGGACTCGTCCTCCCATACGCGGCCGTGGCGCTGATGGGCAAGGGCGGAGCAGTAGCTACCCTCCTAATCACCTTCATGGCAGTCACATCAGCAACTTCATCCGAGCTCATCGCCGTGTCCTCCATCTTCACCTACGACTTTTACCGGACCTACTTCAACCCTAGCGCGAGCGGGAAGCGCCTGATCTGGATGAGTCACTGCATTGTGGTTGGCTACGCGGCCTTCATCGCCACCTTCTCCGTCGGACTGTGGTACGCCGGAATCAGCATGGGCTACCTGTACGTCATGATGGGCGTCATCATCTCGGCCGCTGTCCTGCCCGCCGCCCTCACCCTGACCTGGTCCGGCCTGAACAAGTGGGCAGCCACCCTGTCGCCCATTTGCGGCCTGGTCGCTGCCCTGGCCGCGTGGCTCGCGACCGCCAAGCGCGAGTGCGGCGTGCTCGACGTCAAGTGCACCGGCTCCAACAACCCGATGCTGGCGGGCAACGTGGTCGCTCTGCTGTCGCCGGTGGTACTAATACCGATTTTCACGGTCATCTTTGGTTTG GACAAATACGATTGGGTGTCCATGATGAACATCCGCCAAGCAGATGACCACGACATTACGGACGCCGCAGGAGTGGACGTCGAGGTTGCGCCAGcagaggaagccgagacccaggCCAATTTCGAGGAGGAGCAGCGTAAGCTCGTGCGCGCCGGCAAGATCAGCAAGACGATGACAGTCTTGATGAC TGTTGCATTCCTCGTCCTGTGGCCCATGCCAATGTACGGCACAGGCTACATATTCTCGAAGCCTTTCTTTACCGGCTGG GTCACCATCGGCATCATCTGGATCTTCTGCTCCCTCGGCGCGGTTGGATTGTTCCCCATATACGAGGGCAGGAAGACGCTGGTCAACACCTTCAAGTTCATGATTTCGGATCTCGGCGGAAAGCCACGACTCAAGAGACTCGACGCTCAGCAAGTCGGCTCGCCCAGCGGTGGATCCACCCCGGCCGAGAAGGCTCAGGATTCCAAGGATGGAGCTGTGCAGGTTACTCCCGCGTAG
- a CDS encoding endoglucanase 1, with the protein MAKFSALCSLALLGLATAQKPVGTETHEKLTTFRCTVAGGCVEKTNYIVLDSITGHRIYQPAAETLDCGARGAAPNVTACPTKEACAENCAMEGRTDYGSQGVSTDGASLRLQILHDGKKVAPRVYLLDETEAKYEMLRLTGNEFAFEVTMDKLPCGMNSALYLSEMEEDGGKSELNPGGAPWGTGYCDAQCYVTPFINGEGNIKGNGACCAEMDIWEANSRATHIAPHPCSKPGLYLCEGDECGSTGVCDKSGCAWNPNRIAQPHYYGNNDTFKVDTLKPMTVVTQFPTDASGKLAAIRRLYVQGGVVIKAETVHKAGLPEVDALTDPFCEAFGSQRYMALGATGGMGDALARGMVLVMSIWWDETGGNMQWLDGIASGSGPCNATEGAPANIPLVEPNPEVTFSNLKWGEIGSTFQGGARRL; encoded by the exons atggcCAAGTTTTCAGCCCTCTGCTCGCTCGCcctcctcggcctggccACGGCCCAAAAGCCAGTCGGGACCGAGACGCACGAGAAGCTCACGACCTTTCGCTGCACGGTGGCGGGCGGGTGCGTGGAAAAGACAAACTACATCGTCCTGGACTCCATCACGGGCCACCGCATCTACCAGCCGGCGGCCGAGACGCTGGACTGCGGGGCGCGGGGCGCGGCGCCAAACGTCACGGCGTGTCCCACCAAGGAGGCGTGCGCGGAGAACTGCGCCATGGAGGGCCGCACGGACTACGGCTCCCAGGGCGTCAGCACCGACGGCGCCagcctgcggctgcagatCCTGCACGACGGCAAAAAGGTCGCCCCGCGCGTGTACCTGCTCGACGAGACGGAGGCCAAGTACGAGATGCTCAGGCTGACGGGCAACGAGTTCGCCTTTGAAGTCACCATGGATAAGCTGCCTTGCGGTATGAACAGTGCGCTGTACCTGTCGGAGATGGAGGAGGATGGTGGCAAGAGCGAGCTGAATCCCGGTGGTGCCCCTTGGGGGACTGGTTATTGCGATGCGCAGTGTTACGTCACCCCGTTCATTAACGGAGAG GGAAACATCAAGGGCAACGGTGCCTGCTGCGCTGAGATGGACATTTGGGAGGCCAACAGCCGCGCCACCCACATTGCTCCTCACCCCTGCAGCAAGCCTGGCCTCTACTTGTGTGAGGGCGACGAGTGCGGATCCACGGGAGTGTGCGACAAGAGCGG ctgtGCATGGAACCCCAACCGCATCGCGCAGCCACACTACTACGGCAACAACGACACCTTCAAGGTCGACACCCTCAAGCCCATGACGGTGGTGACGCAGTTCCCGACCGACGCATCGGGCAAGCTCGCCGCGATCCGCCGCCTGTACGTGCAGGGCGGCGTGGTCATCAAGGCCGAGACGGTGCACAAGGCGGGCCTGCCCGAGGTGGACGCGCTGACCGACCCCTTTTGCGAGGCGTTTGGCAGCCAGCGCTACATGGCCCTGGGCGCCACCGGGGGCATGGGCGACGCTCTGGCCCGCGGCATGGTGCTGGTCATGAGCATCTGGTGGGACGAGACCGGCGGCAACATGCAGTGGCTGGACGGCATCGCCAGCGGATCGGGGCCGTGCAACGCCACCGAGGGCGCGCCGGCCAACATTCCCCTCGTCGAGCCGAACCCCGAGGTCACTTTTAGCAATCTCAAGTGGGGGGAGATTGGGTCGACTTTCCAGggcggtgctaggcggctgTGA
- a CDS encoding quinate permease → MGGFRAVEDRPTPKEVYNFRLYLESSIIAIGAFLFGYDSAFIGTTIARASFKADFGVSGPQANNISSNITSAFQAGALGGALASFMITELYGRKWALNSSCVVFLIGAVLMTAATNQLDYIYAGRALTGLACGCITATVPSYIAELSVPSIRGIMTGLFEITYQLGSLVGFWINYGINNTMDPNSRASWRVPMAVQIPPAALILVGAFVLHESPLWLLRKGKDEQAFRALEALRKLPIHHQYLQEEVQMMRGRIADEAAIASRYGTGTMAFIKGAMFEFSRKGMWNRVLLVFCAFALQNMSGAAAINYYSPTLFGSLGITDVALYTGIYGLVKAVASILFYIFLIDLWGRRNPTIVSSLACSLCLWFVGAYVYVGNPAAAIAAGRELSESTAAGGRAATAMIMIYSVFWSFGLNGIPWIVSAEIFPGALRNITGTFAALCQWAVQFAITKALPYIFASLGFGVWFFFACWMLLATAWAFFLLPETKGLTLDQIDEIFGYIGDRRSDEMTASAKNSVAAIENVDK, encoded by the exons ATGGGAGGCTTCAGAGCAGTCGAGGACCGGCCGACGCCCAAGGAGGTCTACAACTTTCGGTTGTACTTGGAATCGTCCATCATTGCCATTGGCGCGTTTCT cttTGGATACGACTCGGCATTCATCGGGACTACGATCGCGCGCGCGAGTTTCAAGGCAGACTTTGGCGTCTCGGGACCGCAGGCAAACAACATCTCGAGCAATATCACTTCGGCGTTCCAGGCTGGGGCTCTGGGTGGTGCTTTGGCTTCGTTCATGA TTACCGAGCTTTATGGACGAAAATGGGCCCTCAACAGCAGCTGCGTCGTGTTTCTGATCGGCGCGGTGCTCATGACGGCGGCTACCAACCAGCTTGACTACATCT ATGCTGGTCGTGCTCTCACGGGTctggcctgcggctgcatAACT GCAACCGTCCCCAGCTACATCGCCGAGCTCTCAGTGCCGTCCATCCGAGGCATCATGACGGGTTTGTTCGAGATCACGTACCAGCTCGGCTCTCTTGTAGGATTCTGGATCAATTACGGCA TCAACAACACCATGGACCCCAACTCCCGAGCGTCCTGGCGCGTCCCCATGGCCGTGCAGATCCCGCCCGCAGCCCTGATCCTCGTGGGCGCCTTTGTGCTGCACGAGAGCCCCCTCTGGCTGCtgcgcaagggcaaggacgaGCAGGCGTTCAGGGCATTGGAGGCACTGCGGAAACTGCCCATCCATCATCAAT ATCTCCAAGAGGAGGTGCAGATGATGCGCGGCCGCATCGCAGACGAGGCAGCAATCGCGAGCAGGTACGGCACCGGCACCATGGCGTTCATCAAGGGTGCCATGTTTGAGTTCTCGCGCAAGGGCATGTGGAACCGCGTCTTGCTGGTGTTTTGCGCGTTTGCGCTGCAAAACATGTCTGGCGCTGCCG CCATCAACTACTACTCGCCCACGCTGTTCGGGTCGCTGGGCATCACGGATGTAGCGCTGTACACGGGCATTTACGGCCTGGTCAAGG CCGTCGCCTCCATCCTCTTCTACATCTTCCTCATCGACCTCTGGGGCCGCCGCAACCCGACCATCGTCTCGTCCCTCGCCTGCTCTCTCTGCCTGTGGTTCGTCGGCGCCTACGTCTACGTCGGcaaccccgccgccgccatcgccgcgGGCCGAGAGCTCTCCGAGTCGACCGCGGCGGGCGGACGCGCCGCGACCGCCATGATCATGATCTACTCTGTGTTTTGGTCGTTTGGGCTCAACGGCATCCCGTGGATCGTCTCGGCCGAGATCTTTCCCGGTGCGCTGAGGAACATTACGGGGACTTTTGCTGCGCTCTGCCAATG GGCTGTGCAGTTTGCCATCACCAAGGCGCTGCCGTACATCTTTGCGTCGCTGGGCTTCGGGGTCTGGTTCTTTTTTGCGTGCTGGATGCTGCTCGCTACGGCCTGGGCCTTTTTCCTGCTGCCTGAGACCAAGGGGCTGACGCTTGATCAGATTGATGAGATTTT TGGTTATATCGGCGACAGGAGGTCTGATGAAATGACTGCTTCGGCTAAGAATTCGGTCGCGGCCATTGAAAACGTGGATAAGTGA